A genomic stretch from Chitinophaga lutea includes:
- a CDS encoding RsmB/NOP family class I SAM-dependent RNA methyltransferase, whose protein sequence is MTRWENYINTAEKIIKGYNGALPLHHSLKAFFKANPHMGSRDRKRIQQLVYQYFRLGRWQAALPLKERILLGVFLCEHAPDDLLQFFRPDWNERATASLEEKLSLAGFTWDAREAFPFAAHLSEGIDAGTFTRSHLQQPHLFIRTRPGKKQGVVRLLEAAGIPFEAVGESALALPNGTKTEIILPEKSWYEIQDLSSQETGLRFQPEAGEHWWDCCAASGGKSILLHDLQPKIHLLASDVRASILENLKKRFAEAGLKNYSSKVLDLTSPSLRSEMPRTRFSGIILDAPCSGSGTWGRTPESISFFKAGQIAEYAALQKKIARNVTPFLEPGGRLVYITCSVFREENEDAVAFLQRECGVEVEESGVIGGYERGADTMFVAVGRKK, encoded by the coding sequence ATGACGCGCTGGGAAAACTACATCAACACGGCTGAAAAGATCATTAAAGGGTACAACGGCGCTTTGCCGCTGCACCATTCCCTGAAGGCTTTTTTCAAAGCGAACCCCCACATGGGCAGCCGCGACCGGAAAAGGATACAGCAGCTGGTGTACCAGTATTTCCGGCTGGGCCGCTGGCAGGCCGCACTGCCCCTGAAAGAGCGCATCCTGCTGGGCGTTTTCCTCTGTGAGCACGCGCCGGATGATCTGTTACAGTTTTTTCGGCCTGATTGGAATGAGCGGGCCACCGCATCGCTGGAAGAAAAGCTGTCGTTGGCAGGTTTCACCTGGGATGCGCGGGAAGCCTTCCCTTTTGCCGCGCATCTCTCCGAAGGTATCGACGCCGGAACGTTCACCCGTTCCCATTTACAGCAGCCGCACCTGTTTATCAGAACGAGGCCCGGAAAGAAGCAGGGCGTTGTGCGGTTGCTGGAGGCGGCGGGCATTCCCTTTGAAGCGGTGGGCGAATCCGCGCTCGCGCTGCCGAACGGCACCAAAACCGAAATTATTCTTCCCGAAAAAAGCTGGTATGAAATCCAGGATTTGTCTTCGCAGGAAACCGGGCTGCGTTTTCAGCCTGAAGCCGGGGAGCACTGGTGGGACTGCTGCGCCGCTTCCGGCGGTAAGTCCATCCTCCTGCACGACCTCCAACCCAAAATACATCTGCTTGCCAGTGATGTGCGCGCCAGTATTCTCGAGAACCTCAAAAAGCGTTTTGCCGAAGCGGGACTGAAAAACTATTCCTCCAAAGTGCTCGACCTCACTTCCCCGTCGCTGCGCTCCGAAATGCCGCGCACCCGTTTTTCGGGCATTATCCTCGATGCTCCCTGCAGCGGCTCCGGCACCTGGGGCCGTACCCCCGAAAGCATCAGTTTCTTCAAAGCTGGCCAGATCGCCGAATACGCCGCCCTGCAAAAGAAGATCGCCCGGAACGTCACCCCGTTCCTGGAGCCCGGCGGCAGGCTGGTGTATATCACCTGTTCCGTATTCCGCGAGGAGAACGAAGACGCCGTGGCGTTCCTGCAGCGCGAGTGCGGTGTGGAAGTGGAAGAGAGCGGTGTGATCGGCGGGTATGAGCGTGGCGCGGACACGATGTTCGTGGCGGTGGGGAGGAAGAAATGA
- a CDS encoding serine hydrolase domain-containing protein, which produces MSPFKTICLLLLPFLAQAQDTEEKIRQVENGLSAWVTFDSVAPTRGNILQRMKDHTVQGVSIAVIRNYKIDWARGYGFADVEEKRPVTPQTLFQAASISKSINGVAILKLVEQGKLQLDADINQYLKTWHPSADSGKITLAHLLSHTAGLTVHGFPGYEVTDTLPTVEQILSGKRPANTKEVKPAFAPGRRMQYSGGGTTVTQLILTGVTGVPYDSYLQKEVLDPMGMNGSSYTQPAPANKKPLLATAYYENGKPVKGKYHVYPEMAAAGLWTNPTDLAKYIIETQLSYEGKSSKVLSPAMTKTRLTPFLNTESALGAFIVKKKYFSHNGSNEGFSCVYIGSLEGGNGFVIMVNGNANGLIQEISRSIASTYGWTDLILQPTVKKLAQQPADSLPRFTGKYGAGKDVLTVTQQNERLYLSVNGSNPMQLYFNDPTHFVLTEVPGDLRFDKTATGYDIMVKQGGWEQRFAAIK; this is translated from the coding sequence ATGTCCCCATTCAAAACTATATGCCTGCTGCTGCTACCCTTCCTGGCCCAGGCACAGGATACGGAAGAAAAAATACGCCAGGTGGAAAACGGCCTTTCCGCCTGGGTCACTTTCGATAGCGTGGCGCCTACCCGCGGTAACATCCTGCAACGGATGAAAGACCATACGGTACAGGGCGTCAGCATCGCCGTGATCCGCAATTACAAAATCGACTGGGCCCGCGGCTATGGTTTTGCGGACGTGGAAGAAAAGCGGCCCGTCACACCGCAAACGCTTTTCCAGGCGGCTTCCATCAGTAAATCGATCAATGGCGTGGCCATCCTGAAACTGGTGGAACAGGGCAAACTGCAACTCGACGCGGATATCAATCAATACCTCAAAACCTGGCACCCGTCGGCCGACTCGGGAAAAATCACGCTGGCGCACCTGCTGAGTCACACGGCGGGGCTCACCGTCCACGGGTTCCCGGGATATGAAGTAACGGATACGCTGCCCACCGTGGAGCAAATCCTCAGCGGCAAACGCCCCGCCAATACCAAAGAAGTAAAACCGGCCTTTGCGCCCGGCAGAAGAATGCAATATTCCGGCGGCGGCACCACCGTCACCCAACTCATCCTCACGGGCGTTACAGGCGTGCCGTACGACAGTTACCTGCAAAAAGAAGTGCTCGACCCGATGGGCATGAACGGCAGCTCCTACACGCAGCCCGCGCCTGCCAATAAAAAGCCGCTCCTCGCCACCGCCTACTACGAAAACGGCAAACCGGTGAAAGGTAAATATCACGTGTATCCGGAAATGGCGGCGGCCGGCCTGTGGACCAACCCCACCGACCTGGCGAAATACATCATCGAAACACAGCTCTCCTACGAAGGCAAATCGTCAAAAGTGCTTTCGCCGGCCATGACGAAAACAAGGCTCACACCGTTCCTGAACACGGAATCCGCACTGGGCGCATTTATTGTCAAAAAGAAATATTTCAGCCACAACGGGAGCAATGAAGGTTTCAGCTGCGTCTACATCGGCAGCCTCGAAGGGGGCAACGGTTTTGTGATCATGGTGAACGGTAATGCCAACGGCCTCATCCAGGAAATCTCCCGCAGCATCGCTTCGACTTATGGATGGACGGATCTCATCCTGCAACCCACTGTCAAAAAACTGGCGCAGCAGCCGGCCGACAGCCTTCCCCGTTTTACAGGAAAGTATGGTGCGGGCAAAGATGTGCTGACCGTTACACAGCAAAACGAACGCCTGTATCTTTCAGTGAACGGCAGCAATCCCATGCAACTGTATTTCAACGATCCCACCCATTTTGTATTAACGGAAGTCCCCGGTGATCTGCGGTTCGATAAAACAGCGACGGGATACGACATTATGGTGAAGCAAGGCGGCTGGGAACAACGGTTTGCAGCAATTAAATAG
- a CDS encoding radical SAM/SPASM domain-containing protein gives MYVNIRRNLKQWFYHTPLVWKMIETMQGLAYAADYYYYYKLPGHRGRLSLREINIEFASQCNLRCKFCSLDHFKPKETISKETLERFLDQLIRDDRFRKTEVINLHNGGEILLHPKRVEMLEVIKKYKTEAARLGKRFPQVRMLTNAMLLRESLSQQIIHLDVIDVVGVSFDGGTPELFEEMRTNAVWSKFHENVRAFHQIVKTTGSKTKIYAISCIPHDKPLHIRWMHPEFRELYRLLDWYELRRLHNWAGEVDVSAREKKHKIGCSMLMKQLVLLPNGDITVCCSDLNSKGVIGNIWQKDVVDIYQGRERTQYLELLLKGRKQELALCAGCETF, from the coding sequence ATGTATGTCAACATCCGGAGAAATCTGAAACAATGGTTCTATCATACCCCCCTTGTGTGGAAAATGATCGAGACCATGCAGGGACTTGCTTATGCGGCCGACTATTATTACTACTACAAACTGCCCGGCCACCGCGGCCGGTTGAGCCTGCGCGAGATCAATATCGAGTTTGCCAGCCAGTGTAACCTGCGCTGCAAATTCTGTTCCCTCGATCATTTCAAACCGAAAGAAACCATCAGCAAAGAAACGCTCGAACGTTTCCTGGATCAGCTGATCCGCGACGACCGTTTCCGCAAGACCGAAGTGATCAACCTGCACAACGGCGGGGAAATCCTGCTGCATCCCAAACGGGTGGAGATGCTGGAAGTGATCAAAAAATATAAAACGGAAGCCGCCAGGTTGGGAAAACGTTTCCCCCAGGTGCGCATGCTCACCAATGCCATGCTGCTGCGGGAAAGCCTTTCGCAACAGATCATTCATCTCGACGTGATCGATGTAGTGGGCGTGAGTTTCGACGGCGGCACGCCGGAGCTGTTCGAGGAAATGCGCACCAATGCCGTGTGGAGCAAGTTCCATGAAAACGTGCGGGCCTTTCATCAGATCGTCAAAACAACCGGGAGCAAAACGAAGATCTACGCCATTTCGTGCATTCCGCACGACAAGCCTCTCCACATCCGCTGGATGCACCCGGAGTTCCGCGAGCTGTACCGGCTGCTCGACTGGTACGAACTGCGCCGCCTGCACAACTGGGCCGGCGAGGTGGATGTGAGTGCGCGGGAAAAGAAACACAAGATAGGCTGCAGCATGCTGATGAAACAGCTGGTGCTGCTTCCCAACGGCGATATCACCGTTTGCTGCAGCGACCTGAATTCAAAAGGCGTGATCGGCAACATCTGGCAGAAAGATGTGGTCGACATCTACCAGGGCCGCGAAAGAACGCAGTACCTCGAATTGCTGCTGAAGGGCCGCAAACAGGAACTGGCGCTGTGCGCGGGATGTGAAACGTTTTGA